The sequence TCCTTACCAACATCCACAGACTGCATCTTCATCCGTGAAGTGAGTTTTTTGAGGTAGGCTGTTTTTCCATTTATCATGTTGTTAGATAGTATCCACTTTCTTCAATAAAAAATTAGTGAGCATGTGATAAGTTATGAAAGGTTGAAGTTAACAGGTTAAATCTCCTCAATCATTTACCTTTTTACAAAGCTCAGGGATGCAGAATTCATACAGTACCTTTTACCTGTGGGTTCTGGACCGTCATCGAAGACATGTCCTAGGTGGGCATCACATCTGGCGCAGAGAACCTCTTTTCTCACCATGATAAGACTTCTATCCGTCTTTGTTTGAACGTTATCTTCTGCAATGGGAGCCCAGAAACTCGGCCAGCCAGTTCCAGAATCGAACTTGGTCTTTGAATCGAAGAGATCCGTTCCACAGCAAACACATCTGTAGATTCCATCCTCATGGCAGTCATGGTACTTACCTGTGAAGGCAAGTTCAGTTCCCTTTTCCCTTGAAACCCTGTAAGATTCGGGGCTAAGAATCTTTTTCCATTCTTCAGGGGGTTTTTCAATTCTTTCCACCATTTCCACCTTGTCTCTTTGGTAGAAATATATCGGAATCTTTTGAGAGTTGGAGGTGCTCGAGGTTTTCATGATAATATTTATAGATTTTTTATCATAAATTTCTTTATCATTTTTGGAAAAAAGCCATGAAATCCATAAAATAAACATTTAAACATCAGAAGATCTACTTTTTAACCATAAAAAATTAACAGTTGAATATCTTAAGGATATGTTGATGGGTTATATTTTGGAGTTAAACTATGTCCAACCATGAAGTTAGTGATGATAAAAAAGAGTATATAATAGTTTCAGAGGGTATTAAACGTAAAACATTGGTTTATGGTTCTAAAACCATGTTAACAGAGTTTCTACTGGATGGTGGAAACACACTGCCAATGCACAGACATCCTGAGGAACAGACAGGGTATCTGGTATCGGGAAATATAATCTTAACAATAGATGGTGAGAATTATGATATGAAGCCCGGTGACAGCTGGTCAATTAATGGAAACGTAGATCATGGGGCTGAAATAAAAGAGGACTCAGTGGCTGTTGAAGTTTTCTCTCCAGTTCGGGAGGACTACATTCAGTAGTTCGTTTGAACTGTAAAAAACCCTTGAGTGCTTATTATTGAGGATTTTTTATAAAAGATTTTTTTATTTTT is a genomic window of Methanobacterium congolense containing:
- the msrB gene encoding peptide-methionine (R)-S-oxide reductase MsrB; translation: MVERIEKPPEEWKKILSPESYRVSREKGTELAFTGKYHDCHEDGIYRCVCCGTDLFDSKTKFDSGTGWPSFWAPIAEDNVQTKTDRSLIMVRKEVLCARCDAHLGHVFDDGPEPTGKRYCMNSASLSFVKR
- a CDS encoding cupin domain-containing protein, giving the protein MSNHEVSDDKKEYIIVSEGIKRKTLVYGSKTMLTEFLLDGGNTLPMHRHPEEQTGYLVSGNIILTIDGENYDMKPGDSWSINGNVDHGAEIKEDSVAVEVFSPVREDYIQ